From Pogoniulus pusillus isolate bPogPus1 chromosome 17, bPogPus1.pri, whole genome shotgun sequence, the proteins below share one genomic window:
- the LOC135182786 gene encoding zona pellucida sperm-binding protein 3-like, with amino-acid sequence MGFGGSLGVACFYWVLAGAAASSPWSFPQRSLGVLRVRGDSSWSQPRVPLFSQPSPWAWVDVSQLQAAAPLHPVAVQCQEAQMVVTVHRDLFGTGRLVKATDLSLGSASCLPVAQSAAEGTVTFVAGLHECGSSLQMTPDSLIYRTSLSYKPSPANLVIVRTTAAVVPIECHYPRKSNVSSDAVQPTWAPFYSTLAVEEELMFSLRLMNDDWSSERLSNGFQLGESLHLQAEVASGNHIPLRLFVDDCVATLSPDRSSSPLYALIDLSGCLVDGRSEDTTSTFISPRPRQETLQFMVDAFRFAGDNGNLIYITCHLKVFPVDQAPNPLNKACSFNKASSLWVPVEGTADICSCCETSNCPLHRGYSQRLNPAARWPARRVRRDTSSQQGGSSSVAEAEVSLGPLLILDSAQGLWRSSEGLEGKTTHDAAGGLPMLVEVAMLLAATLLSFTALGLFLGCRKCNCPPGVSLPPEA; translated from the exons ATGGGGTTTGGAGGCAGCTTGGGTGTTGCTTGCTTTTactgggtgctggctggagcagcagcttccagcccttggagcttCCCTCAAAGGAGCTTGGGGGTCTTGAGGGTCAGGGGGGACTCTTCTTGGAGCCAGCCTCGTGTGCCTCTCTTTTCCCAGCCCTCTCCCTGGGCATGGGTGGATgtttcccagctgcaggcagctgccccctTGCAccctgtggctgtgcagtgccaggaggcaCAGATGGTGGTCACTGTGCACAGGGACCTCTTTGGCACAGGACGTCTGGTCAAGGCTACAGACCTGAGCctgggctcagcctcctgcttgcCTGTGGCCCAaagtgctgctgagggcacagtgACCTTCgtggctgggctgcatgagtgtggcagcagcctgcag ATGACCCCAGACTCCCTGATCTACAGAACAAGCCTGTCCTACAAACCTTCTCCTGCCAACTTGGTCATCGTAAGGACGACCGCAGCCGTGGTGCCTATCGAGTGTCACTACCCCAG GAAGAGCAACGTGAGCAGTGATGCTGTGCAGCCCACATGGGCTCCTTTCTACTCCACCCTGGCAGTGGAGGAGGAGCTGATGTTCTCCCTGCGCCTCATGAACG ATGACTGGAGCTCTGAGAGGCTTTCCAATGGCTTCCAGCTGGGAGAAAGCCTGCATCTCCAGGCTGAGGTTGCTTCTGGGAACCACATCCCTCTCAGGCTCTTTGTGGATGATTGTGTTGCTACCCTGAGCCCTGACAGGAGCTCCTCTCCTCTATATGCCTTAATTGACCTCAGTGG GTGCTTGGTGGATGGCAGATCAGAAGACACCACTTCAACCTTCATCTCCCCAAGGCCAAGGCAGGAAACACTTCAGTTCATGGTTGATGCCTTCAGGTTTGCAGGAGACAATGGCAACTTG ATCTACATCACCTGCCACTTGAAGGTCTTTCCAGTTGACCAAGCCCCAAacccactgaacaaagcctgttCCTTCAACAAAGCCAGCAGCCT TTGGGTTCCTGTGGAGGGGACTGCAgacatctgcagctgctgtgagacCAGCAACTGTCCCTTGCATAGAGGATACTCCCAGAGACTCAACCCTGCAGCCAGATGGCCAGCAAGGCGTGTGAGGAGAGACACTTCCTCCCAGCAAG GTGGCTCCTCAAGTGTGGCAGAGGCTGAAGTCTCCCTTGGACCCCTCCTCATCCTTGATTCAGCTCAGGGCTTATGGAGGTCCTCAGAAGGTCTTGAAGGGAAGACCACACATG atGCTGCAGGAGGACTTCCTATGCTGGTTGAAGTTGCCATGCTCCTAGCAGCCACCCTGCTGAGCTTCACTGCCCTTGGCCTCTTCCTTGGGTGCAGGAAGTGCAACTGCCCTCCTGGAGTGTCTCTACCTCCTGAAGCCTAA